A genomic window from Sphingobacterium sp. BN32 includes:
- a CDS encoding sugar phosphate isomerase/epimerase: MKSIQNPIWLMSSAYDKLNQTELLEVARANGAQGVDLCVFRKDGTREDHTATHLDYEGFGPEQAKATLERFNTMGLRLSLGAFENMIGGDEVERVKNQNHLLKLIRIAHLLGGDENDVKVGTFVGYNHTLGNEIDGFQKNLDEYKRIFGPIIKYAEDLGVTVVYENCPMEGWRSSRYSSTYNNLPAVLAARKLMYAMIPSKAHGEIYDPSHDIWQNVNPVDVIKAMDISRLKRIHVKTTKMNHGKARVEWGGMYPMQHVDAELAASAGVAIPQHDWDRHHYTAMMPGFGGTDDMDWNAFVGALHELQFSGPFEIENEAKNSKDTQNMGAINQGAKACINFLAPLLWNLNEDGYTFRNQQELKMVDRKDIPVVDMAQLLS; the protein is encoded by the coding sequence ATGAAATCAATACAAAACCCGATATGGTTGATGAGCTCGGCCTATGATAAATTAAATCAAACAGAATTGTTAGAAGTTGCTCGCGCCAATGGTGCGCAGGGTGTCGATCTTTGCGTGTTCCGGAAGGATGGCACTAGAGAGGATCACACAGCAACGCACTTAGACTATGAAGGGTTTGGACCCGAACAGGCGAAAGCTACCCTAGAGCGCTTTAATACGATGGGATTGAGGCTGTCTTTAGGCGCCTTCGAGAATATGATCGGCGGCGATGAAGTCGAACGCGTAAAAAACCAAAATCACTTATTAAAACTTATTCGGATTGCGCACCTGTTGGGTGGCGATGAGAACGACGTCAAAGTAGGAACTTTCGTCGGATATAACCATACTTTAGGAAACGAGATTGATGGCTTCCAAAAGAACTTAGACGAGTATAAGCGAATCTTTGGACCGATCATTAAATATGCCGAGGACCTGGGGGTAACAGTGGTATATGAAAACTGCCCGATGGAGGGCTGGCGTTCTTCGCGCTATTCAAGTACATACAATAATTTGCCTGCCGTTCTGGCTGCTCGTAAGCTCATGTATGCAATGATTCCTAGCAAGGCGCATGGAGAGATCTATGACCCTTCGCATGATATATGGCAGAATGTAAACCCGGTTGATGTCATCAAAGCGATGGATATTAGCCGCCTAAAACGCATCCATGTAAAAACGACCAAGATGAACCACGGAAAAGCAAGAGTAGAGTGGGGAGGGATGTATCCCATGCAACATGTTGATGCGGAACTTGCAGCATCCGCCGGTGTGGCCATTCCGCAACACGATTGGGATAGACATCATTATACCGCCATGATGCCCGGCTTCGGTGGTACAGACGATATGGACTGGAATGCGTTTGTCGGAGCATTGCATGAGTTACAATTTAGCGGTCCGTTCGAAATTGAAAATGAGGCTAAGAATTCTAAAGATACGCAGAACATGGGGGCGATAAATCAAGGCGCAAAAGCTTGTATCAATTTCTTGGCGCCTCTTCTGTGGAATCTAAATGAAGATGGTTATACATTTAGGAATCAACAGGAATTAAAGATGGTAGATCGTAAAGATATACCGGTCGTGGATATGGCACAATTGCTTAGCTAG
- a CDS encoding histone H1 — MASIDKFKELKSLIDGLEGDAEKFFSKGNSAAGTRVRKGLQDIKTLSQSLRLGIQDLKNKK; from the coding sequence ATGGCAAGTATTGATAAATTCAAAGAATTAAAATCTCTTATTGACGGTTTGGAAGGAGATGCAGAAAAGTTCTTCTCTAAAGGCAATAGCGCTGCAGGTACGCGCGTGAGAAAAGGTCTTCAAGACATTAAAACGCTATCGCAGTCGCTGCGTCTAGGAATTCAAGATTTAAAGAATAAGAAATAA
- the ftsZ gene encoding cell division protein FtsZ, whose amino-acid sequence MSIQFEMLKENSSIIKVIGVGGGGGNAVNHMYKQGISGVDFIVCNTDAQALELSPIPNKVQLGASLTEGMGAGADPDVGENSAIESIEDIKRMLGTNTKMLFITAGMGGGTGTGASPVLAKAAKELGILTVAIITTPFTFEGKRRRMQAEEGLGELRKYVDSYLVISNDRLREIFGNLTMTAAFAKADDILTTAAKGIAEIITIPGYVNVDFKDVRTVMNDSGVAIMGNAIATGEQRALDAVTGALASPLLKDNEIEGARYILLNITSGKREVTMDEVAIVTDYIQEKAGLSADLIWGNCIDENYDEELSVTIIATGFQTSEERVKEKEKEKIAIPLTPEVQTSAFVKPVSQNQFAERPAVDQSAFVKPSQPVENPSAQPPQDLFSNKTVTSPSTAAVAENSDKIIRHTLEFDNASEVEEVEEDSNPHGFELKTTPSLFEFKLPTVFDAYKPAEEQEEEAPISAEALEQFPVAEVELEEAKKEEINFEDQLLKTKERILRLKELSMKLKSSNGLQELENEPAYKRKQKTLEDVPHSSQSQVSRFTLSFDDGETEIRPNNSFLHDNVD is encoded by the coding sequence ATGTCGATACAATTTGAAATGTTAAAGGAGAATTCATCAATTATCAAGGTAATTGGTGTTGGTGGTGGCGGTGGGAATGCCGTAAATCACATGTATAAGCAAGGGATTTCTGGTGTAGACTTCATCGTTTGTAATACAGATGCGCAAGCATTGGAGCTGAGCCCGATTCCAAATAAGGTTCAATTAGGCGCGAGCTTAACTGAAGGTATGGGGGCAGGTGCTGACCCAGATGTTGGTGAGAACTCAGCAATCGAGAGTATTGAGGATATCAAACGCATGTTAGGTACCAATACAAAGATGCTTTTCATCACTGCTGGTATGGGTGGCGGTACAGGTACTGGAGCAAGTCCGGTATTAGCGAAGGCTGCGAAAGAATTAGGAATTCTAACCGTTGCTATTATTACTACTCCATTTACGTTCGAAGGTAAAAGACGTCGTATGCAAGCTGAGGAAGGGCTTGGCGAACTACGTAAATATGTGGACTCTTATTTAGTTATTTCGAATGATCGCTTACGTGAGATCTTCGGTAACTTGACCATGACAGCTGCATTTGCGAAAGCAGATGATATTTTAACAACAGCTGCAAAAGGTATTGCAGAGATCATTACCATTCCAGGATATGTGAACGTCGATTTCAAAGACGTGCGCACAGTAATGAATGATAGTGGTGTGGCAATCATGGGTAATGCCATCGCAACTGGTGAACAACGTGCATTAGACGCTGTTACTGGTGCTTTAGCATCGCCATTATTAAAAGATAATGAAATTGAAGGTGCTCGTTATATCTTGTTAAATATTACTTCCGGAAAACGCGAGGTAACTATGGACGAGGTTGCTATTGTTACAGATTACATTCAGGAGAAAGCTGGTTTATCCGCTGACTTAATCTGGGGTAACTGTATCGATGAGAACTACGACGAAGAACTTTCTGTTACGATTATAGCTACAGGTTTCCAAACATCAGAAGAGCGCGTTAAGGAGAAAGAAAAAGAGAAGATTGCTATTCCCTTAACACCAGAAGTTCAAACTTCTGCTTTTGTAAAACCTGTTTCTCAGAATCAATTTGCTGAACGTCCTGCTGTTGATCAAAGTGCTTTTGTAAAGCCTTCTCAACCGGTAGAGAACCCTTCGGCACAACCTCCGCAAGATCTATTCTCTAATAAAACGGTGACTAGTCCTAGTACAGCTGCTGTGGCTGAAAACAGTGACAAGATCATTCGTCATACCTTAGAGTTTGATAATGCTTCAGAGGTCGAAGAAGTTGAAGAAGATTCAAATCCACACGGTTTCGAATTAAAAACTACGCCATCATTATTCGAGTTCAAATTGCCAACGGTATTTGATGCTTACAAACCGGCAGAAGAGCAAGAAGAAGAGGCGCCTATTTCTGCAGAAGCACTTGAACAGTTTCCTGTTGCTGAAGTAGAATTGGAAGAAGCGAAGAAAGAAGAGATCAATTTCGAAGATCAATTATTGAAAACGAAAGAGCGTATCTTACGTTTGAAAGAGTTGAGCATGAAATTAAAGTCTTCCAATGGACTTCAAGAATTAGAGAATGAGCCTGCTTACAAAAGAAAGCAGAAGACTTTAGAAGATGTTCCACATTCTTCGCAGTCGCAAGTGTCTCGTTTCACTTTATCGTTCGACGATGGAGAAACTGAAATCAGACCAAACAACTCGTTCCTACACGACAACGTTGATTAA
- the ftsA gene encoding cell division protein FtsA: MKPRIVENEKENPIIVGLDIGTTKICVTVGRRSGVNKVELLGVGKAESAGVNRGVVANIQKTVTSIREAVAVAEGQSNVDIKVVNVGIAGQHIKSIQHRGILTKNDDDEIGRLDIERLISDMYKLVLPPGEEIIHVLPQEFTIDNEPGIKEPIGMAGRRVEANFHIISGRVTDIKNIKRCVDNSDLEVSELILEPLASSEAVLDEEEKTAGVVLVDIGGGTTDVAIFHEGIIRHTAVIPLGGNIVTEDIRQGCSVLRNQAEQLKVRYGSALADENKDNEVICVPGIRGREAKEISVKNLAYIIQARMEEIIEHVYYEIKSSGYEDKLIAGIVITGGGAQLKHLVQLVEYITGIDCRIGYPNEYLAKTEMLNKQAFDELKSPLYATGIGLLIKGIQSIEEEEMRNEEKVIKKAPQTKEKAKEGVKEIAEGQSKKEGWLTRFLGDWIKDGADIDDDTFIGKK, translated from the coding sequence ATGAAACCTAGAATTGTAGAAAATGAAAAAGAGAATCCAATTATTGTTGGATTGGACATCGGAACAACAAAGATTTGTGTAACCGTTGGTCGTCGTAGTGGGGTCAATAAGGTGGAGCTTTTAGGTGTCGGCAAGGCTGAATCCGCAGGTGTTAACCGTGGGGTAGTAGCAAATATCCAGAAAACGGTTACAAGTATTCGTGAGGCCGTTGCCGTAGCGGAAGGGCAATCAAACGTAGACATCAAGGTTGTCAACGTGGGTATTGCGGGTCAGCACATTAAAAGTATTCAACACCGTGGTATCTTAACCAAGAACGATGATGATGAAATCGGACGTTTAGATATTGAGCGTTTGATCTCGGACATGTATAAGTTGGTTTTGCCTCCGGGAGAGGAGATTATCCACGTGTTGCCTCAGGAGTTTACTATTGACAACGAACCTGGTATCAAAGAACCTATCGGTATGGCTGGCCGTCGTGTGGAAGCAAATTTCCATATTATCTCCGGTCGTGTTACTGACATCAAAAACATTAAGCGTTGTGTAGACAATTCAGATCTGGAAGTTTCAGAATTGATCTTAGAACCTCTTGCATCATCCGAAGCTGTGTTGGATGAAGAGGAAAAAACGGCAGGTGTGGTGTTAGTTGATATCGGTGGTGGTACAACAGACGTAGCGATCTTCCACGAGGGTATTATCCGTCATACAGCGGTAATTCCATTGGGTGGTAATATCGTTACAGAAGATATCCGTCAGGGATGTTCTGTATTGCGCAATCAAGCAGAGCAATTGAAAGTACGTTACGGTTCTGCATTAGCTGACGAAAACAAAGATAACGAGGTGATCTGTGTACCTGGTATCCGCGGTCGTGAAGCAAAAGAAATCTCTGTAAAGAATCTAGCTTATATCATCCAAGCTAGAATGGAAGAGATCATCGAGCATGTTTACTACGAGATTAAATCTTCAGGTTATGAAGATAAATTGATTGCAGGTATTGTTATTACAGGTGGTGGTGCGCAATTGAAACACTTAGTTCAATTAGTTGAATATATCACAGGAATTGATTGCCGTATCGGATATCCGAATGAGTATTTAGCAAAAACAGAGATGTTGAATAAACAAGCCTTTGACGAGTTGAAGAGCCCATTGTATGCAACGGGTATCGGACTGTTGATTAAAGGTATTCAGTCGATTGAAGAGGAGGAGATGCGCAACGAAGAAAAAGTAATTAAAAAAGCTCCTCAAACAAAAGAAAAAGCGAAGGAAGGCGTTAAAGAAATAGCGGAGGGACAATCAAAAAAGGAAGGTTGGTTGACGCGATTCTTAGGCGATTGGATCAAGGATGGCGCCGATATCGACGATGATACATTCATCGGAAAGAAATAA
- a CDS encoding cell division protein FtsQ/DivIB, with amino-acid sequence MLNKIRNIQWRQVGYFFLGIASLVGVGMLMSLVSKKDQVQVCTSLKVLVEGKETFIDQQDISSMIQDKFGRVVGKNLNEIPLQKIENELKKSPYVSEADVHMDMDGTMQVQVMQREVVLRVINQMGQEYYVDSKNKKIPVTLKYVPHVMVANGNIKEGYKKALEPVQSSLVKDLVNVVEHTKHDELWSNQIVQLFVNSDRDIEIVPRVGEQALIIGSADSLDYKLNRLTTFYKHIMPRVGTGAYSKVNVKYGGQIICERNGDWFIDSLQMKMNKK; translated from the coding sequence ATGCTTAATAAAATTAGAAACATACAGTGGCGCCAAGTAGGCTACTTTTTCCTAGGAATTGCATCCTTGGTTGGAGTCGGTATGTTGATGAGCCTGGTATCGAAGAAAGATCAGGTGCAGGTATGTACATCACTGAAGGTTTTAGTAGAGGGTAAAGAGACGTTCATCGATCAGCAGGATATTTCCTCGATGATTCAAGACAAGTTTGGTCGTGTTGTGGGTAAGAATCTGAATGAAATTCCATTGCAGAAGATCGAGAACGAGTTGAAGAAATCGCCTTACGTATCGGAAGCGGATGTGCATATGGACATGGATGGAACGATGCAGGTGCAGGTTATGCAGCGCGAGGTTGTACTTCGTGTCATCAATCAGATGGGGCAGGAGTATTATGTAGACTCCAAGAACAAAAAGATTCCGGTGACCTTGAAATATGTTCCGCATGTGATGGTTGCGAACGGAAATATCAAAGAAGGTTATAAGAAAGCTTTGGAGCCTGTACAATCTTCGCTAGTCAAAGATCTAGTAAATGTTGTTGAGCATACTAAGCATGACGAACTATGGAGCAACCAAATCGTACAGCTCTTTGTCAACAGCGATCGCGATATAGAGATTGTTCCTCGTGTTGGTGAGCAAGCCTTGATTATCGGAAGCGCCGATTCATTGGATTATAAATTGAATCGATTGACGACCTTCTATAAGCATATTATGCCAAGAGTGGGGACTGGCGCCTATAGCAAAGTGAATGTGAAATATGGCGGCCAAATTATTTGCGAGCGCAATGGTGATTGGTTCATCGATAGCTTGCAGATGAAAATGAATAAGAAGTAA
- the murC gene encoding UDP-N-acetylmuramate--L-alanine ligase produces the protein MNIDKIKRVYLLGIGGIGMSGLARYFSRLGCEVAGYDRTSTELTRTLEEEGMPIIYTDDVAAVPASFDSAGEDTLIIFTPAIPADLALKSHFIKAGHELYKRSQVLGFISASRFTIAVAGTHGKTTTSTMVAHILKDSGYDCSAFLGGISTNYQNNVLFGDNNVVVVEADEYDRSFLTLHPNIAIVTSADADHLDIYGEASKLQESFQMFLDRVVEDGQKIVRKGLPFAADINYAREEVCDAYAENVVVKDGEFYFDYHSEDLTIKDIHLGIPGLHNVENAVAAITVAKLLGIAAPKIVHALSTFAGVKRRFEYIFKSPEHIYIDDYAHHPEELRAFLTSMKKLYPNKKLTVVFQPHLFTRTRDFVDGFAEVLALADELLLMEIYPARELPIPGVDSQWLLEKVRLENKRLVSPEEVLAIVKAESPELVVTVGAGDIDKLVKPIKEVLTNA, from the coding sequence ATGAATATCGACAAGATTAAACGAGTTTATTTATTGGGTATCGGTGGTATCGGTATGAGCGGTCTTGCTCGTTATTTTAGTCGCTTAGGTTGTGAGGTTGCGGGCTATGATCGTACGTCGACAGAGTTGACCAGAACATTAGAGGAAGAGGGGATGCCGATTATTTATACAGATGATGTGGCGGCAGTGCCAGCATCGTTTGACTCGGCAGGTGAAGATACCTTAATCATCTTTACACCAGCTATTCCTGCAGATTTAGCTTTGAAGTCACATTTCATTAAAGCGGGTCATGAGCTGTATAAACGCTCTCAGGTATTAGGTTTTATTTCAGCAAGTCGTTTCACGATTGCTGTTGCAGGCACGCATGGCAAGACAACAACGTCGACCATGGTTGCTCATATATTGAAAGATAGTGGTTATGACTGTTCTGCTTTCTTAGGCGGAATCAGTACGAACTACCAAAATAACGTTTTGTTCGGCGATAATAACGTCGTGGTTGTTGAAGCGGATGAGTATGATCGTTCATTTTTGACGCTGCATCCGAATATTGCGATCGTGACATCTGCGGATGCTGATCACTTGGATATCTACGGCGAGGCGAGCAAGCTTCAGGAGTCTTTCCAGATGTTTTTGGATCGCGTGGTAGAGGATGGCCAAAAGATCGTAAGAAAAGGATTGCCATTTGCGGCAGATATCAACTATGCTCGTGAAGAAGTTTGCGATGCATACGCGGAGAACGTTGTTGTTAAAGATGGCGAGTTCTATTTTGATTATCACTCGGAAGATTTGACGATCAAGGATATTCATCTAGGTATTCCGGGATTGCATAATGTAGAGAATGCGGTTGCTGCGATTACTGTTGCAAAGCTATTAGGAATTGCTGCTCCGAAGATCGTTCATGCATTGTCGACATTCGCAGGCGTGAAGCGTCGTTTTGAATATATTTTTAAATCGCCAGAGCATATTTACATCGATGACTATGCGCATCATCCAGAGGAGTTGCGTGCATTTTTGACATCAATGAAGAAGCTTTATCCGAATAAGAAATTAACGGTTGTATTTCAGCCGCACTTGTTCACCCGTACGCGTGACTTCGTCGATGGCTTCGCAGAGGTTTTAGCTTTAGCAGATGAGCTGTTGTTGATGGAGATCTATCCAGCACGTGAATTGCCGATTCCGGGAGTGGATTCGCAATGGTTGTTGGAAAAGGTTCGCTTAGAAAACAAGCGTTTGGTAAGTCCGGAAGAAGTATTGGCGATTGTAAAAGCCGAAAGTCCGGAGTTGGTTGTAACTGTGGGAGCAGGAGATATTGATAAGTTGGTTAAACCGATTAAAGAAGTGTTGACAAATGCTTAA
- the murG gene encoding undecaprenyldiphospho-muramoylpentapeptide beta-N-acetylglucosaminyltransferase, with protein sequence MAHKVIISGGGTGGHIFPAIAIANALKQLAPDTEILFVGAEGKMEMERVPAAGYEIVGLDIVGINRQSLLKNLALPFKMLKSLLKARSVLKQFNAEVAIGVGGYASGPLLMMANMMGLPTIIQEQNSYAGVTNKKLGAKAKKICVAYEGMDRFFPAERILLTGNPIRKSSVAIENKREEAINAFALDMNKKTILVTGGSLGALTLNDCIKAGIPQFVAAGVQVIWQCGGYYYEKLKEELGDSLPEEIKLMAFVDRMDYAYAAADVIVGRAGAGTISELCVVGKPVVLVPSPNVSDDHQTKNAMALVSKDAAIMVKDNEAREVLVSTLLSLLNDEPKMQALGDAINKLALADADVVIAQEVLNLIRK encoded by the coding sequence ATGGCGCATAAAGTAATCATAAGTGGAGGCGGCACGGGAGGACATATTTTCCCGGCGATTGCGATTGCGAATGCTTTGAAGCAATTGGCGCCCGACACGGAGATTTTATTTGTTGGTGCAGAGGGCAAGATGGAGATGGAGCGTGTGCCAGCAGCAGGATATGAGATTGTAGGTTTGGATATCGTCGGTATCAACCGCCAATCTTTATTGAAAAACTTAGCGCTTCCATTCAAAATGCTAAAGAGTCTTTTGAAAGCGCGCAGCGTTCTTAAACAGTTTAACGCCGAAGTGGCAATTGGTGTTGGCGGTTATGCATCGGGTCCATTATTGATGATGGCCAATATGATGGGTTTACCGACAATTATCCAGGAGCAGAACTCTTATGCCGGAGTGACCAACAAGAAGTTGGGCGCAAAAGCAAAGAAGATCTGTGTTGCGTACGAGGGTATGGATCGTTTCTTTCCAGCCGAGCGCATTCTGTTGACCGGTAATCCTATTCGTAAGTCTTCCGTGGCGATTGAGAATAAGCGCGAGGAAGCAATCAATGCCTTTGCATTGGATATGAATAAGAAGACCATTTTGGTTACCGGTGGTAGCTTAGGCGCCTTGACATTGAACGATTGTATCAAAGCGGGTATTCCGCAATTTGTTGCGGCAGGCGTTCAGGTGATTTGGCAATGTGGTGGTTACTACTATGAGAAACTAAAAGAGGAGCTAGGCGACTCGCTTCCCGAAGAGATCAAATTGATGGCCTTCGTAGACCGTATGGACTATGCGTATGCGGCGGCAGATGTGATCGTGGGACGTGCAGGTGCTGGTACTATTTCCGAGTTATGTGTAGTTGGAAAGCCAGTAGTATTGGTTCCTTCACCGAATGTTTCGGATGATCATCAGACGAAAAATGCGATGGCATTAGTCAGCAAAGACGCGGCTATCATGGTGAAAGACAATGAGGCACGTGAGGTTTTGGTCAGCACGCTATTAAGCTTGCTGAATGATGAACCGAAGATGCAGGCTTTAGGCGATGCGATCAATAAACTGGCATTAGCAGATGCTGATGTGGTGATTGCACAAGAAGTATTGAATTTAATAAGAAAGTAA
- a CDS encoding FtsW/RodA/SpoVE family cell cycle protein, protein MEYIFSKLKGDKWIWIIVILLSIWSLLAVYSSVGTLAYKEGKGTEMYLFKHLFIVVAGLGLMYLSHKLDYRYYAGISKLLMLITIPLLLYTLMFGSKVNEASRWLTIPIINQTFQTSDLAKLALITFLARMLSRKQEEIKDVKKSFIPIMGAVCAVFVLIALANLSTALMLFGVSVLLLMIGRIDFKQIAVVCLGGAVLLTLVMLLGPRRGTYISRIQGFFQTEEVHESKGSFQEDKNFQANNAKIAIATGEMFGKGIGNSVQRNVLPHPYSDFIFAIIIEEYGTIGGAVLLFLYIALMYRCIRIVTLSPRAFGAFLAAGLGFSLTIQALANMAVAVGLGPVTGVPLPLVSMGGTSILFTSVALGIILSVSRNIEELKHKEELDVVKKPAARKVVVGTI, encoded by the coding sequence ATGGAATACATTTTTTCTAAACTAAAAGGCGATAAGTGGATCTGGATCATTGTGATCTTGTTATCCATTTGGTCACTACTAGCAGTTTACAGTTCTGTAGGTACTTTGGCTTATAAAGAAGGCAAAGGTACCGAGATGTATCTGTTCAAGCACCTTTTTATCGTTGTGGCGGGCTTAGGATTAATGTACTTATCGCACAAGTTAGATTACCGCTATTATGCTGGAATATCCAAACTGTTGATGTTGATCACGATTCCATTGTTGCTTTACACGTTGATGTTTGGTAGCAAGGTGAATGAGGCGAGTCGTTGGTTGACTATTCCGATCATTAATCAGACCTTCCAAACGTCGGATTTAGCAAAACTTGCCTTGATTACTTTCTTGGCGCGTATGCTGTCGAGAAAGCAGGAAGAAATTAAAGACGTTAAAAAGTCGTTCATCCCTATCATGGGCGCCGTTTGTGCGGTATTCGTATTAATTGCCTTAGCAAACTTATCGACCGCATTGATGCTGTTTGGTGTAAGTGTTCTATTGCTGATGATTGGGCGTATCGACTTTAAACAGATTGCAGTGGTATGTCTGGGCGGAGCGGTGTTGCTGACACTGGTTATGCTATTAGGACCACGTCGCGGTACCTATATTAGTCGTATTCAGGGTTTCTTCCAAACGGAGGAGGTTCATGAGTCGAAAGGTTCATTTCAGGAGGATAAAAACTTCCAGGCGAACAACGCGAAGATTGCAATTGCAACAGGAGAGATGTTCGGAAAAGGTATCGGTAATTCAGTTCAACGTAACGTATTGCCTCACCCATATTCGGATTTCATCTTCGCGATTATTATTGAAGAGTATGGCACGATAGGAGGTGCAGTATTGCTGTTCCTATATATTGCCTTGATGTATCGATGCATCCGAATCGTGACTTTAAGTCCGCGAGCCTTCGGGGCCTTTTTGGCAGCAGGCTTGGGCTTCAGTTTGACGATACAGGCGTTGGCCAATATGGCTGTTGCGGTAGGGCTTGGCCCGGTAACGGGTGTTCCATTACCCTTGGTCAGTATGGGAGGAACGTCGATTTTGTTTACGAGTGTGGCCTTAGGGATTATCCTAAGTGTGAGCCGTAACATTGAAGAGTTGAAGCATAAAGAAGAATTAGACGTAGTTAAAAAGCCAGCTGCTCGTAAGGTGGTAGTGGGTACTATATAA
- the murD gene encoding UDP-N-acetylmuramoyl-L-alanine--D-glutamate ligase, with the protein MSNIAHTYYPQSGRLVILGAGESGVGAAILGKDKGFDVFVSDMGQIADSYKQILEKEQISFEEGKHSEELILNADLLVKSPGIPEKAPLIKQLRSLNKPLISEIEFAAQYTDAKLYCITGSNGKTTTTMLTYTLLKNAGLDVGLAGNIGNSFALQVARDPHACYVLEISSFMLDDMYHFRADVAVILNITPDHLDRYDYKMENYVASKFRMLQNQRETDYFIYCLDDPETVAALDKHPTKAIHLPFTQDQALTQGAFVDAENNLNILVPNREVFTMNIEELSLQGKHNVYNNSAAGLIAKVQELRNQSMKESMGSFVNIEHRLEHVASVGGVNYINDSKATNVNSVWYALESFSTDIVLIMGGVDKGNDYDMLRDLVKSKVKAIICIGKDTGRIHEAFEDDTDVIVNSASMSDAVQIASHLAKKGDTVLLSPACASFDWFKNYEERGDKFKEAVMAL; encoded by the coding sequence ATGTCAAATATAGCACATACCTATTATCCACAATCTGGCCGCCTAGTAATCCTAGGTGCGGGCGAGAGTGGCGTAGGGGCTGCAATTTTAGGTAAGGATAAGGGTTTTGATGTATTTGTTTCCGATATGGGGCAGATCGCTGATTCTTACAAGCAGATCTTGGAAAAAGAGCAAATCTCTTTTGAAGAGGGTAAGCACAGTGAGGAACTGATATTGAATGCTGATTTGCTAGTGAAGAGCCCGGGTATTCCGGAGAAGGCTCCATTGATCAAACAGTTACGTTCTTTAAATAAGCCATTGATCTCGGAGATTGAGTTTGCTGCGCAATACACCGATGCAAAATTATATTGCATTACGGGTTCTAACGGCAAGACGACAACCACCATGCTAACTTATACGCTGTTGAAAAATGCAGGATTGGATGTTGGCTTGGCAGGAAATATCGGTAACAGTTTCGCTTTACAAGTAGCTCGCGATCCGCATGCCTGTTATGTATTGGAGATTTCCAGCTTTATGTTGGATGATATGTATCATTTCCGTGCAGATGTCGCTGTCATCTTAAATATTACGCCCGATCATTTAGATCGCTACGACTATAAGATGGAGAATTATGTGGCTTCTAAATTTAGAATGCTGCAGAACCAACGCGAGACGGATTACTTCATTTACTGTTTAGATGATCCGGAAACAGTAGCGGCATTGGATAAGCATCCTACAAAGGCTATTCATTTGCCATTTACACAGGATCAAGCATTGACTCAGGGGGCTTTTGTTGATGCGGAGAACAATTTGAACATTTTAGTACCTAATAGAGAAGTTTTTACCATGAATATTGAAGAATTATCGTTACAGGGCAAGCACAATGTTTACAATAACAGTGCGGCGGGATTGATTGCAAAAGTTCAAGAATTGCGCAATCAGTCGATGAAGGAGAGTATGGGATCCTTTGTAAATATTGAACACAGACTAGAGCATGTGGCTAGCGTTGGTGGCGTGAATTATATCAATGATTCAAAGGCAACAAACGTAAACTCGGTATGGTATGCCTTGGAGAGTTTCTCTACAGACATCGTTTTGATTATGGGTGGTGTGGATAAAGGCAATGATTACGATATGTTGCGCGATTTAGTAAAGTCAAAGGTAAAAGCGATTATCTGTATTGGTAAAGATACTGGTCGCATTCATGAGGCTTTTGAGGATGATACGGATGTGATCGTTAATTCAGCGTCGATGTCTGATGCGGTTCAGATTGCTTCTCATCTTGCGAAAAAAGGAGATACAGTCTTGTTGTCGCCTGCTTGTGCAAGCTTTGATTGGTTCAAGAACTACGAAGAGCGTGGTGATAAATTTAAGGAAGCTGTAATGGCTTTATAA